A single region of the Plutella xylostella chromosome 28, ilPluXylo3.1, whole genome shotgun sequence genome encodes:
- the LOC105383936 gene encoding trypsin, alkaline C, which yields MVSITWAVVLFTATAAVATPSSRIIGGQEVPIEQYPSIVQIEYLIPVVSIWRYSCGATIVSNSWLVSSAQCFSGRSFLGLSSRRMRAGTSVPGEGGFIVRFSSYLNHPDFNKKALYDSDITLLRLVRPLTWSAAVQPAPINLGGSELPDNSPVVVAGFGAVEADTSEEMTDLQEAAVFTVNTEECRRRYKDFLNENVTDTMICAGLLDVGGVDACIRDTGGPLYYNNDNSNVDVLVGIVSWGFWRACGDFTFPGVYTQVSAFTDWILANAV from the exons ATGGTGTCAATAACTTGGGCAGTAGTCCTTTTTACCG CCACAGCGGCAGTGGCGACTCCAAGCTCCAGAATCATCGGAGGCCAAGAGGTGCCCATAGAGCAGTACCCCAGCATCGTTCAGATTGAGTACCTGATCCCGGTAGTGTCGATCTGGCGTTACAGCTGCGGCGCTACCATCGTGTCTAACAGCTGGCTCGTGTCTTCAGCGCAGTGCTTCAGTGGACG ATCCTTCCTAGGCCTGAGTTCGCGTCGCATGCGGGCTGGTACGAGCGTGCCTGGCGAGGGTGGCTTCATCGTCCGCTTCAGCTCCTACCTCAACCATCCTGACTTCAACAAGAAGGCCCTATACGACTCTGATATAACCCTGCTGCGACTCGTGAGGCCACTGACCTGGTCTGCTGCGGTGCAGCCGGCTCCTATCAACCTTGGAGGTTCTGAGCTGCCTGATAACTCTCCAGTGGTTGTTGCTGGTTTTGGTGCCGTTGAA GCTGATACCAGTGAAGAAATGACTGACCTTCAAGAAGCGGCTGTCTTCACCGTCAACACGGAAGAATGTCGCAGACGTTACAAAGACTTCTTGAATGAAAATGTTACTGATACCATGATATGTGCTGGCCTGTTGGACGTTGGCGGTGTGGACGCATGCATAAGAGACACGGGTGGACCTCTGTATTACAACAATGACAATAGCAACGTTGACGTCCTCGTCGGTATAGTGTCTTGGGGCTTTTGGAGAGCGTGTGGAGATTTCACTTTCCCTGGAGTCTATACCCAAGTTTCTGCCTTCACCGATTGGATTCTTGCTAACGCTGTCTAG